Proteins encoded together in one Felis catus isolate Fca126 chromosome B3, F.catus_Fca126_mat1.0, whole genome shotgun sequence window:
- the PAQR5 gene encoding membrane progestin receptor gamma isoform X3: MTRVFHEQGILFGYRHPQSSATACVLSLFQMTNETLNIWTHLLPFCFFTWRFVTALYVTDIWNDSYSWPLFVYMGTSCVYPLASSCAHTFNSMSKNARHICYFLDYGAVNLFSLGSAIAYSAYSIPNVMVNTTFHDYYVPLAVLNTIISTGLSCYSRLGFAAGEAGSFAPGKALYQAGRNVVSSHGKSMVWGMAPRRPQPAFLLSSSLPSVLPESPHPGLPAPSQQRPHRILSRRTYLSLPRFLEIQKPGLCKMLRVLAFAYPYTWDSLPIFYRLFLLSGDGAQNEAALYHQKHTAMTLLASFFYSAHLPERLAPGRFDYIGHSHQLFHVCVILATHLQMEAIVLDKTLRREWLLANSRPLSFPQIAGAVLLCLIFSLSNIIYFSAALYRIPEPELHKKET, encoded by the exons ATGACAAGA GTGTTCCATGAGCAGGGCATCCTCTTTGGCTACCGGCATCCGCAGAGTTCCGCCACGGCCTGCGTCCTCAGccttttccaaatgaccaatgagACCCTCAACATCTGGACTCACTTGCTGCCCTTCTG CTTCTTCACGTGGAGGTTTGTGACCGCCTTGTACGTGACAGACATCTGGAATGACAGCTACTCCTGGCCTCTGTTTGTGTACATGGGCACCAGCTGCGTGTACCCGCTTGCGTCCAGCTGTGCGCATACCTTCAACTCCATGTCCAAGAACGCCCGGCACATCTGCTACTTCCTGGACTACGGTGCCGTCAACCTCTTCAGCCTGG GCTCAGCCATCGCTTACTCTGCCTATTCGATCCCCAACGTGATGGTGAACACCACCTTCCATGACTACTACGTGCCCCTGGCCGTGCTGAACACCATCATCAGCACCGGCCTCTCCTGCTACTCCAG acTCGGCTTTGCAGCTGGAGAGGCTGGTTCGTTTGCCCCCGGGAAAGCACTTTATCAGGCCGGGCGAAATGTTGTCTCAAGTCACGGGAAATCCATGGTTTGGGGGATGGCCCCTCGCCGGCCACAGCCAGCTTTCCTCCTGT CGTCCAGCCTGCCATCTGTGCTGCCAGAGTCCCCACACCCTGGGCTGCCGGCCCCGAGCCAGCAGAGGCCCCATCGCATTCTGTCCAGGAGGACCTACCTGTCTTTGCCACG GTTTCTTGAAATCCAGAAGCCCGGGCTCTGCAAGATGCTTCGCGTCCTTGCCTTTGCTTATCCCTACACCTGGGACTCCCTTCCCATCTTCTACAGG CTGTTCCTGCTTTCGGGGGACGGTGCGCAGAATGAAGCCGCCTTGTACCACCAGAAGCACACGGCCATGACCCTCCTGGCCTCTTTCTTCTACTCCGCACACCTGCCAGAGCGCCTGGCGCCTGGCCGCTTCGACTACATCG GTCACAGTCACCAGCTGTTCCACGTGTGTGTGATCCTGGCCACACACCTGCAGATGGAAGCCATTGTTCTGGACAAGACTCTGAGGAGGGAATGGCTCTTGGCCAACTCCAGGCCCCTGTCTTTCCCTCAGATAGCCGGAGCTGTACTTCTGTGCCTCATCTTCAGCCTCAGcaacataatttatttctcaGCTGCTCTGTATCGGATTCCTGAGCCAGaattacataaaaaagaaacatga
- the PAQR5 gene encoding membrane progestin receptor gamma isoform X5, with translation MTNETLNIWTHLLPFCFFTWRFVTALYVTDIWNDSYSWPLFVYMGTSCVYPLASSCAHTFNSMSKNARHICYFLDYGAVNLFSLGSAIAYSAYSIPNVMVNTTFHDYYVPLAVLNTIISTGLSCYSRLGFAAGEAGSFAPGKALYQAGRNVVSSHGKSMVWGMAPRRPQPAFLLSSSLPSVLPESPHPGLPAPSQQRPHRILSRRTYLSLPRFLEIQKPGLCKMLRVLAFAYPYTWDSLPIFYRLFLLSGDGAQNEAALYHQKHTAMTLLASFFYSAHLPERLAPGRFDYIGHSHQLFHVCVILATHLQMEAIVLDKTLRREWLLANSRPLSFPQIAGAVLLCLIFSLSNIIYFSAALYRIPEPELHKKET, from the exons atgaccaatgagACCCTCAACATCTGGACTCACTTGCTGCCCTTCTG CTTCTTCACGTGGAGGTTTGTGACCGCCTTGTACGTGACAGACATCTGGAATGACAGCTACTCCTGGCCTCTGTTTGTGTACATGGGCACCAGCTGCGTGTACCCGCTTGCGTCCAGCTGTGCGCATACCTTCAACTCCATGTCCAAGAACGCCCGGCACATCTGCTACTTCCTGGACTACGGTGCCGTCAACCTCTTCAGCCTGG GCTCAGCCATCGCTTACTCTGCCTATTCGATCCCCAACGTGATGGTGAACACCACCTTCCATGACTACTACGTGCCCCTGGCCGTGCTGAACACCATCATCAGCACCGGCCTCTCCTGCTACTCCAG acTCGGCTTTGCAGCTGGAGAGGCTGGTTCGTTTGCCCCCGGGAAAGCACTTTATCAGGCCGGGCGAAATGTTGTCTCAAGTCACGGGAAATCCATGGTTTGGGGGATGGCCCCTCGCCGGCCACAGCCAGCTTTCCTCCTGT CGTCCAGCCTGCCATCTGTGCTGCCAGAGTCCCCACACCCTGGGCTGCCGGCCCCGAGCCAGCAGAGGCCCCATCGCATTCTGTCCAGGAGGACCTACCTGTCTTTGCCACG GTTTCTTGAAATCCAGAAGCCCGGGCTCTGCAAGATGCTTCGCGTCCTTGCCTTTGCTTATCCCTACACCTGGGACTCCCTTCCCATCTTCTACAGG CTGTTCCTGCTTTCGGGGGACGGTGCGCAGAATGAAGCCGCCTTGTACCACCAGAAGCACACGGCCATGACCCTCCTGGCCTCTTTCTTCTACTCCGCACACCTGCCAGAGCGCCTGGCGCCTGGCCGCTTCGACTACATCG GTCACAGTCACCAGCTGTTCCACGTGTGTGTGATCCTGGCCACACACCTGCAGATGGAAGCCATTGTTCTGGACAAGACTCTGAGGAGGGAATGGCTCTTGGCCAACTCCAGGCCCCTGTCTTTCCCTCAGATAGCCGGAGCTGTACTTCTGTGCCTCATCTTCAGCCTCAGcaacataatttatttctcaGCTGCTCTGTATCGGATTCCTGAGCCAGaattacataaaaaagaaacatga
- the PAQR5 gene encoding membrane progestin receptor gamma isoform X6 has translation MGTSCVYPLASSCAHTFNSMSKNARHICYFLDYGAVNLFSLGSAIAYSAYSIPNVMVNTTFHDYYVPLAVLNTIISTGLSCYSRLGFAAGEAGSFAPGKALYQAGRNVVSSHGKSMVWGMAPRRPQPAFLLSSSLPSVLPESPHPGLPAPSQQRPHRILSRRTYLSLPRFLEIQKPGLCKMLRVLAFAYPYTWDSLPIFYRLFLLSGDGAQNEAALYHQKHTAMTLLASFFYSAHLPERLAPGRFDYIGHSHQLFHVCVILATHLQMEAIVLDKTLRREWLLANSRPLSFPQIAGAVLLCLIFSLSNIIYFSAALYRIPEPELHKKET, from the exons ATGGGCACCAGCTGCGTGTACCCGCTTGCGTCCAGCTGTGCGCATACCTTCAACTCCATGTCCAAGAACGCCCGGCACATCTGCTACTTCCTGGACTACGGTGCCGTCAACCTCTTCAGCCTGG GCTCAGCCATCGCTTACTCTGCCTATTCGATCCCCAACGTGATGGTGAACACCACCTTCCATGACTACTACGTGCCCCTGGCCGTGCTGAACACCATCATCAGCACCGGCCTCTCCTGCTACTCCAG acTCGGCTTTGCAGCTGGAGAGGCTGGTTCGTTTGCCCCCGGGAAAGCACTTTATCAGGCCGGGCGAAATGTTGTCTCAAGTCACGGGAAATCCATGGTTTGGGGGATGGCCCCTCGCCGGCCACAGCCAGCTTTCCTCCTGT CGTCCAGCCTGCCATCTGTGCTGCCAGAGTCCCCACACCCTGGGCTGCCGGCCCCGAGCCAGCAGAGGCCCCATCGCATTCTGTCCAGGAGGACCTACCTGTCTTTGCCACG GTTTCTTGAAATCCAGAAGCCCGGGCTCTGCAAGATGCTTCGCGTCCTTGCCTTTGCTTATCCCTACACCTGGGACTCCCTTCCCATCTTCTACAGG CTGTTCCTGCTTTCGGGGGACGGTGCGCAGAATGAAGCCGCCTTGTACCACCAGAAGCACACGGCCATGACCCTCCTGGCCTCTTTCTTCTACTCCGCACACCTGCCAGAGCGCCTGGCGCCTGGCCGCTTCGACTACATCG GTCACAGTCACCAGCTGTTCCACGTGTGTGTGATCCTGGCCACACACCTGCAGATGGAAGCCATTGTTCTGGACAAGACTCTGAGGAGGGAATGGCTCTTGGCCAACTCCAGGCCCCTGTCTTTCCCTCAGATAGCCGGAGCTGTACTTCTGTGCCTCATCTTCAGCCTCAGcaacataatttatttctcaGCTGCTCTGTATCGGATTCCTGAGCCAGaattacataaaaaagaaacatga
- the PAQR5 gene encoding membrane progestin receptor gamma isoform X2, which yields MLSLKLPRLFRIDQVPQVFHEQGILFGYRHPQSSATACVLSLFQMTNETLNIWTHLLPFCFFTWRFVTALYVTDIWNDSYSWPLFVYMGTSCVYPLASSCAHTFNSMSKNARHICYFLDYGAVNLFSLGSAIAYSAYSIPNVMVNTTFHDYYVPLAVLNTIISTGLSCYSRLGFAAGEAGSFAPGKALYQAGRNVVSSHGKSMVWGMAPRRPQPAFLLSSSLPSVLPESPHPGLPAPSQQRPHRILSRRTYLSLPRFLEIQKPGLCKMLRVLAFAYPYTWDSLPIFYRLFLLSGDGAQNEAALYHQKHTAMTLLASFFYSAHLPERLAPGRFDYIGHSHQLFHVCVILATHLQMEAIVLDKTLRREWLLANSRPLSFPQIAGAVLLCLIFSLSNIIYFSAALYRIPEPELHKKET from the exons GTGTTCCATGAGCAGGGCATCCTCTTTGGCTACCGGCATCCGCAGAGTTCCGCCACGGCCTGCGTCCTCAGccttttccaaatgaccaatgagACCCTCAACATCTGGACTCACTTGCTGCCCTTCTG CTTCTTCACGTGGAGGTTTGTGACCGCCTTGTACGTGACAGACATCTGGAATGACAGCTACTCCTGGCCTCTGTTTGTGTACATGGGCACCAGCTGCGTGTACCCGCTTGCGTCCAGCTGTGCGCATACCTTCAACTCCATGTCCAAGAACGCCCGGCACATCTGCTACTTCCTGGACTACGGTGCCGTCAACCTCTTCAGCCTGG GCTCAGCCATCGCTTACTCTGCCTATTCGATCCCCAACGTGATGGTGAACACCACCTTCCATGACTACTACGTGCCCCTGGCCGTGCTGAACACCATCATCAGCACCGGCCTCTCCTGCTACTCCAG acTCGGCTTTGCAGCTGGAGAGGCTGGTTCGTTTGCCCCCGGGAAAGCACTTTATCAGGCCGGGCGAAATGTTGTCTCAAGTCACGGGAAATCCATGGTTTGGGGGATGGCCCCTCGCCGGCCACAGCCAGCTTTCCTCCTGT CGTCCAGCCTGCCATCTGTGCTGCCAGAGTCCCCACACCCTGGGCTGCCGGCCCCGAGCCAGCAGAGGCCCCATCGCATTCTGTCCAGGAGGACCTACCTGTCTTTGCCACG GTTTCTTGAAATCCAGAAGCCCGGGCTCTGCAAGATGCTTCGCGTCCTTGCCTTTGCTTATCCCTACACCTGGGACTCCCTTCCCATCTTCTACAGG CTGTTCCTGCTTTCGGGGGACGGTGCGCAGAATGAAGCCGCCTTGTACCACCAGAAGCACACGGCCATGACCCTCCTGGCCTCTTTCTTCTACTCCGCACACCTGCCAGAGCGCCTGGCGCCTGGCCGCTTCGACTACATCG GTCACAGTCACCAGCTGTTCCACGTGTGTGTGATCCTGGCCACACACCTGCAGATGGAAGCCATTGTTCTGGACAAGACTCTGAGGAGGGAATGGCTCTTGGCCAACTCCAGGCCCCTGTCTTTCCCTCAGATAGCCGGAGCTGTACTTCTGTGCCTCATCTTCAGCCTCAGcaacataatttatttctcaGCTGCTCTGTATCGGATTCCTGAGCCAGaattacataaaaaagaaacatga
- the LOC105260622 gene encoding uncharacterized protein LOC105260622 isoform X3 — MLYFFTDKDFDFGLKKTSCFLQMTALTSAQGLLSPERGLRAARRRARDAGLDLEGWRGRQAAGTGHGKRDSTAQARRSEKPVDAAASPGDRGSEARVVCVSGLRSDVMKSIPFHFPMRKLKAYFTTVQEVQRKGQSSVHSEVSGVPAQECPIVRCPAQPYSASGFHITTSCWRPLPASRFLGSPSLVPPALSYIYILLSNYFLFYHSLNSV, encoded by the exons ataaagattTTGACTTTGGCCTCAAGAAAACAAGCTGCTTTTTGCAAATGACAGCCCTCACCTCCGCGCAGGGATTGCTGTCCCCAGAGCG cgggctccgtgctgcccgGAGGCGCGCGCGGGACGCCGGGCTCGATCTGGAGGGCTGGCGAGGGCGGCAGGCCGCAGGGACGGGCCACGGGAAGCGGGACTCCACGGCTCAGGCGCGGCGCTCCGAGAAGCCGGTCGACGCCGCCGCGAGCCCAG GCGACCGCGGGAGTGAAGCGCGAGTTGTCTGCGTCTCCGGGCTGCGCTCAGATGTAATGAAGTCCATCCCCTTCCATTTtcccatgaggaaactgaaggctTATTTTACTACAGTCCAAGAAGTCCAACGGAAGGGCCAGTCCAGCGTGCATTCAGAGGTCAGCGGGGTTCCCGCACAGGAGTGTCCTATTGTGCGGTGCCCTGCACAGCCATACTCCGCGTCTGGCTTCCATATCACCACATCATGTTGGCGTCCTCTCCCCGCTTCACGTTTCCTGGGTTCTCCCTCCCTGGTTCCTCCAGCTCTATCTTATATATACATTCTcttatcaaattattttctcttttatcacaGTCTTAACAGTGTTTGA
- the LOC105260622 gene encoding uncharacterized protein LOC105260622 isoform X2 — MAHRTEKVHILEAYTIAGERAEKQTSRCDKDFDFGLKKTSCFLQMTALTSAQGLLSPERGLRAARRRARDAGLDLEGWRGRQAAGTGHGKRDSTAQARRSEKPVDAAASPGDRGSEARVVCVSGLRSDVMKSIPFHFPMRKLKAYFTTVQEVQRKGQSSVHSEFKKTRHQCKLEEQLCSEMGLCLFIHNGLLTRKSEAGIQLICDKELLHSESDTEQLRNKLCC, encoded by the exons ATGGCGCACAGGACAGAGAAGGTGCATATCCTTGAAGCTTACACGATAGCAGGGGAAAGAGCCGAAAAACAAACCTCTAGATGCG ataaagattTTGACTTTGGCCTCAAGAAAACAAGCTGCTTTTTGCAAATGACAGCCCTCACCTCCGCGCAGGGATTGCTGTCCCCAGAGCG cgggctccgtgctgcccgGAGGCGCGCGCGGGACGCCGGGCTCGATCTGGAGGGCTGGCGAGGGCGGCAGGCCGCAGGGACGGGCCACGGGAAGCGGGACTCCACGGCTCAGGCGCGGCGCTCCGAGAAGCCGGTCGACGCCGCCGCGAGCCCAG GCGACCGCGGGAGTGAAGCGCGAGTTGTCTGCGTCTCCGGGCTGCGCTCAGATGTAATGAAGTCCATCCCCTTCCATTTtcccatgaggaaactgaaggctTATTTTACTACAGTCCAAGAAGTCCAACGGAAGGGCCAGTCCAGCGTGCATTCAGAG TTTAAGAAAACCAGACATCAGTGTAAGTTGGAGGAACAGCTGTGTTCAGAAATGGGTCTTTGCCTTTTCATCCACAATGGATTGTTGACCAGAAAATCAGAGGCCGGCATTCAACTAATATGTGATAAAGAGTTGTTACACAGT GAATCCGATACAGAGCAGCtgagaaataaattatgttgCTGA
- the LOC105260622 gene encoding uncharacterized protein LOC105260622 isoform X1, producing MAHRTEKVHILEAYTIAGERAEKQTSRCDKDFDFGLKKTSCFLQMTALTSAQGLLSPERGLRAARRRARDAGLDLEGWRGRQAAGTGHGKRDSTAQARRSEKPVDAAASPGDRGSEARVVCVSGLRSDVMKSIPFHFPMRKLKAYFTTVQEVQRKGQSSVHSEVSGVPAQECPIVRCPAQPYSASGFHITTSCWRPLPASRFLGSPSLVPPALSYIYILLSNYFLFYHSLNSV from the exons ATGGCGCACAGGACAGAGAAGGTGCATATCCTTGAAGCTTACACGATAGCAGGGGAAAGAGCCGAAAAACAAACCTCTAGATGCG ataaagattTTGACTTTGGCCTCAAGAAAACAAGCTGCTTTTTGCAAATGACAGCCCTCACCTCCGCGCAGGGATTGCTGTCCCCAGAGCG cgggctccgtgctgcccgGAGGCGCGCGCGGGACGCCGGGCTCGATCTGGAGGGCTGGCGAGGGCGGCAGGCCGCAGGGACGGGCCACGGGAAGCGGGACTCCACGGCTCAGGCGCGGCGCTCCGAGAAGCCGGTCGACGCCGCCGCGAGCCCAG GCGACCGCGGGAGTGAAGCGCGAGTTGTCTGCGTCTCCGGGCTGCGCTCAGATGTAATGAAGTCCATCCCCTTCCATTTtcccatgaggaaactgaaggctTATTTTACTACAGTCCAAGAAGTCCAACGGAAGGGCCAGTCCAGCGTGCATTCAGAGGTCAGCGGGGTTCCCGCACAGGAGTGTCCTATTGTGCGGTGCCCTGCACAGCCATACTCCGCGTCTGGCTTCCATATCACCACATCATGTTGGCGTCCTCTCCCCGCTTCACGTTTCCTGGGTTCTCCCTCCCTGGTTCCTCCAGCTCTATCTTATATATACATTCTcttatcaaattattttctcttttatcacaGTCTTAACAGTGTTTGA